One part of the Sulfolobus tengchongensis genome encodes these proteins:
- a CDS encoding alkaline phosphatase family protein has translation MEAKKLAYISLLLVFFSVLTVFNTMGYAVTTQTPIKHVIIIILENHAFDSIFGTYPFGYPPIVNNITLNLMRPVNYIYNLSLVNILKQNNGNITWITLTYGNKTYHPYYANTTVLKDPLEGYNYYHIDWNYGKMNGFINGSGVQSLAYISYEQVPLLWDYAEEYVLFDNYFSPTLSLTVPNRIDYIVGFPAPVNSDAPQFGELPINDSILYQLSENNISWGWYEYGYSQDYQILSPDLYLGYNNTAPLPVSLLKGANMWNSHYHDLTDFLNQAKNGSLPAVSFVMFTGIMGYDDHIPGYDIHPPYNTTLAMLAIMNVINAVMEGPDWNSSAIFITFDEGGGYYDQVPPPIIQGNGYDPAITRYLPGYFSLGQRIPLLVISPYAKEGFIDNYTASGYSILAFIDYDFNLPYLTPIVKELGPQSILYAFNFSMKPRPPIILTPSNWTYPIPLQYPIHYGYVATINNNYTTYQLLYQKMGIGNYSLPKYFVIANANSVKTQTSNTSIENMIPLIIVVIALAIFVSYLVLYKKRNI, from the coding sequence ATGGAAGCTAAAAAGTTAGCATACATTTCTCTCTTGTTAGTGTTTTTTTCTGTGTTAACCGTCTTTAATACTATGGGATATGCAGTAACTACGCAAACACCAATAAAACATGTAATAATAATAATTCTTGAAAATCATGCGTTCGATAGTATCTTTGGTACATATCCATTTGGTTATCCACCAATTGTCAATAACATAACATTAAATTTGATGAGGCCAGTAAATTACATCTATAATCTATCATTAGTAAATATCTTGAAACAAAATAACGGCAATATTACCTGGATAACGTTAACTTATGGTAATAAGACCTATCATCCCTATTACGCTAATACTACCGTTCTAAAAGATCCATTAGAAGGATACAATTACTATCATATAGACTGGAATTATGGGAAGATGAACGGATTCATAAACGGATCTGGAGTACAGTCATTAGCTTACATCTCTTATGAGCAAGTACCCTTGCTTTGGGATTACGCTGAAGAATACGTTTTGTTCGACAACTACTTCTCTCCTACACTATCACTCACGGTACCTAATAGAATAGATTATATAGTGGGTTTTCCAGCTCCCGTAAATAGTGATGCACCACAGTTTGGAGAACTACCAATAAATGATAGTATACTATACCAATTATCTGAAAATAATATAAGTTGGGGTTGGTATGAGTACGGTTACTCTCAAGACTATCAAATACTCTCTCCAGACCTATACCTAGGATATAATAATACAGCACCGTTACCGGTTAGTCTATTGAAGGGAGCTAATATGTGGAATTCTCATTATCATGACTTAACAGATTTCCTAAATCAAGCTAAAAACGGTTCACTACCAGCAGTTTCTTTTGTCATGTTCACCGGAATAATGGGATATGATGATCACATTCCGGGATATGATATACACCCTCCATATAACACTACTCTTGCAATGTTAGCTATAATGAATGTTATAAATGCAGTAATGGAAGGTCCAGATTGGAACTCGTCAGCAATCTTCATCACATTCGATGAGGGAGGAGGATATTATGATCAAGTACCTCCTCCGATAATTCAAGGTAACGGTTATGATCCAGCAATAACGAGATATTTACCGGGCTATTTTAGCCTAGGTCAAAGAATACCATTACTTGTAATTTCGCCATATGCAAAGGAGGGATTCATCGATAACTATACTGCGTCTGGCTATTCCATCTTAGCATTTATTGACTATGACTTCAACTTACCTTACCTAACCCCGATTGTTAAAGAGTTGGGCCCTCAATCAATACTATATGCGTTTAACTTTAGCATGAAGCCAAGACCTCCAATAATTTTAACGCCGTCAAATTGGACCTATCCGATACCGCTTCAATACCCTATTCATTACGGGTACGTTGCAACTATAAATAACAACTATACCACATACCAACTGCTGTATCAAAAAATGGGTATTGGAAACTACTCTCTCCCAAAATATTTTGTTATCGCAAATGCAAACAGTGTAAAAACGCAAACTAGCAACACATCAATTGAAAATATGATACCACTGATAATTGTAGTAATCGCATTAGCAATATTTGTAAGTTATTTAGTGCTATACAAGAAAAGAAACATTTAA
- a CDS encoding PaREP1 family protein: MKLLTASDVYLSEADELLSKGDVVQASEKYYKAAEEALKLIAVKLNMTDILEKVKSRGDWDIEDLFEIVMKLKAYDEKIDSYWDCAIALNTVHLEGDPLLDCVERVRKLVGLSDKIANS, from the coding sequence GTGAAACTACTAACAGCTTCTGACGTATATTTATCTGAGGCTGATGAGTTGTTGAGTAAGGGTGATGTTGTTCAAGCTAGTGAGAAGTATTATAAGGCTGCTGAGGAGGCGTTGAAGTTGATTGCTGTAAAATTAAATATGACAGACATACTAGAAAAGGTAAAATCTAGGGGGGATTGGGACATTGAAGATTTATTCGAAATTGTAATGAAATTAAAAGCATATGATGAGAAAATAGATAGTTATTGGGACTGTGCAATAGCGTTAAATACAGTGCATCTAGAGGGAGATCCTTTACTAGATTGTGTAGAAAGGGTAAGAAAACTTGTCGGGCTCTCAGATAAGATCGCAAATTCTTAA
- a CDS encoding PaaI family thioesterase, with protein sequence MLTAEELNEILKQEEMFNFIGIRFEKLEKGYSRLSFNFDKKLTRIGNILHGGVIFSAVDYAGSMAIRTLDDVKDGVTAELKINFLKPMKDGPFVVEARVISEGKRLVVVDISAYDGNGNLCAKALGTWVVYR encoded by the coding sequence ATGTTGACAGCTGAAGAGCTAAACGAAATACTTAAGCAAGAAGAAATGTTTAACTTCATAGGTATAAGGTTTGAGAAGTTAGAGAAAGGATATTCCAGATTGTCATTCAATTTTGACAAAAAACTAACTAGAATAGGAAATATATTACACGGAGGAGTTATTTTTTCGGCTGTGGATTACGCAGGGAGCATGGCAATAAGAACTTTAGATGATGTAAAGGATGGCGTTACAGCCGAGCTCAAAATAAACTTTCTCAAACCTATGAAAGATGGACCATTTGTAGTTGAAGCTAGGGTTATAAGTGAGGGGAAAAGGTTAGTTGTAGTTGATATTTCAGCATATGACGGTAATGGTAATTTATGTGCTAAGGCATTAGGTACATGGGTTGTATATAGGTAG
- a CDS encoding ABC transporter ATP-binding protein: protein MKFVEIRDLQVTYLGKDKPSLVIDKLDIEEGESVLVTGKSGSGKSTLTSVINGVIPHLINAEIKGEVKVFGLDVKVTPIHEISKYVGTLLQDPDTQAFNYTVIDEVAFGVENYMISRDEMVKRIEEAMKVTGITHLKDREINTLSGGELQRTILASVLAMRPKALILDEPTSNIDPQGTREILELIKTFRSEGISLIIVEHKIERVLPFVDRIIIVDNGKIAMDLRKDEIVDKADLLYSLGLEVPDYMLFLKKSGSKKIDYEYLRKTYTYKPPSRVEGKREILSARVKIKTKTGRYIVDTKISVKEGTITALMGKNGSGKTTLLKAIIGLIDRKRLIVEEEKIIIDGIDLSKSKLVIRGEYIAYLPQFFDVMFVKRTVEDEIKFSMKNRKNFDPNKLEDILKSFSLEAYRKEDPLILSMGQRRRVAMASVLAGGAKLILMDEPTSGQDWHHRQILGKELLDLRDKGYTILVVTHDSRFVDRFADRLMIMSEGKIVLEGKPEEVFSKSTIYGIEPPLEYELGGVIRNEQLS, encoded by the coding sequence GTGAAATTTGTCGAAATAAGGGATTTGCAAGTAACCTATCTAGGAAAGGATAAACCAAGTTTAGTTATAGATAAATTAGACATAGAAGAAGGAGAATCAGTATTAGTGACTGGTAAATCGGGAAGCGGGAAATCCACACTAACAAGCGTAATTAATGGAGTAATCCCACATTTAATTAACGCTGAGATTAAGGGGGAAGTTAAAGTATTTGGACTTGACGTTAAGGTTACTCCCATACATGAGATATCAAAATATGTGGGCACATTACTTCAAGATCCTGATACTCAAGCCTTCAATTATACAGTAATCGATGAGGTTGCATTTGGCGTTGAAAATTATATGATAAGTAGAGATGAAATGGTGAAGAGAATTGAAGAAGCCATGAAAGTGACTGGAATAACCCACTTGAAGGATAGGGAAATTAACACCTTATCTGGAGGAGAACTGCAGAGAACTATTTTAGCATCAGTTTTAGCTATGAGACCAAAAGCCCTAATTTTAGATGAACCCACATCTAATATAGATCCTCAAGGAACTAGGGAAATATTGGAATTGATTAAAACTTTTAGATCTGAGGGGATCAGTTTAATCATAGTTGAGCATAAAATAGAGAGAGTTCTACCCTTCGTCGATAGAATTATCATAGTTGATAATGGCAAAATAGCAATGGACCTAAGAAAGGACGAGATTGTAGATAAGGCAGATCTCCTTTATTCTCTAGGTTTAGAAGTACCAGATTATATGTTATTTTTAAAGAAAAGTGGTTCTAAGAAAATAGATTATGAGTATTTAAGAAAAACCTATACTTACAAACCCCCAAGTAGGGTTGAAGGGAAAAGAGAGATATTGTCAGCTAGAGTGAAAATAAAGACTAAGACTGGAAGATATATAGTTGATACCAAGATATCCGTTAAGGAGGGTACGATTACAGCCTTAATGGGGAAAAACGGTTCCGGTAAAACTACGTTATTAAAGGCCATTATTGGATTAATCGATAGGAAGAGGCTTATTGTTGAAGAGGAGAAGATAATAATTGATGGAATAGATTTAAGCAAGTCTAAATTAGTTATTAGAGGCGAGTATATCGCATATCTTCCTCAATTTTTTGATGTAATGTTCGTGAAGAGAACTGTAGAAGATGAAATAAAATTTTCAATGAAAAATAGAAAGAATTTCGACCCAAATAAGCTAGAGGATATCTTGAAATCATTTTCCTTAGAGGCTTATAGAAAAGAAGACCCTTTAATCCTCTCGATGGGGCAAAGGAGAAGAGTGGCTATGGCATCTGTACTAGCTGGAGGGGCAAAGTTAATACTAATGGATGAACCAACGAGTGGACAAGATTGGCATCACAGGCAGATTTTAGGAAAGGAATTATTGGACTTAAGAGATAAGGGATACACTATACTTGTGGTAACTCACGATTCTAGATTCGTAGATAGGTTTGCAGATCGTTTAATGATAATGAGTGAAGGAAAAATAGTATTGGAGGGCAAACCAGAAGAAGTTTTCAGCAAATCTACTATATATGGGATAGAACCTCCTTTGGAATATGAATTGGGAGGGGTGATAAGGAATGAACAGCTTAGTTGA
- a CDS encoding HAD family hydrolase, translating to MSYSAIFVDFGYTLVGFRPTFYEKLHQILKDYGYDIDVKKVFRAYVRAMSLLNYPEPTDIKEFLYNLGVYPKENLVNVIKNSDLRDGEAFVYDDAVEFLETIRSMKLKLILVSNSSPRTKKLLEELGLIRYFDYLVLSHEVKVVKPNPKIFSIAISKGGYPALHIGDIYEIDYIGAKRSYLDAILIDRNNLYPEIGDKVKDLREVLSKFSTNEKFLGSR from the coding sequence ATGTCTTATAGTGCAATTTTCGTTGATTTTGGATATACGCTCGTGGGATTTAGACCTACATTCTATGAAAAATTGCACCAAATTCTTAAGGACTATGGCTACGATATAGACGTTAAGAAAGTTTTCAGAGCTTACGTTAGGGCAATGTCTTTGCTAAACTATCCCGAACCCACTGATATCAAAGAGTTTCTCTACAATTTAGGTGTTTATCCCAAAGAAAATTTAGTTAATGTAATAAAAAATTCTGATTTACGCGATGGAGAGGCTTTCGTTTATGATGACGCAGTGGAGTTCCTAGAAACAATAAGGAGTATGAAATTGAAATTGATTCTAGTTAGTAATTCGTCTCCTAGGACAAAGAAACTATTAGAGGAACTAGGATTAATAAGATACTTTGATTACTTAGTCTTATCGCATGAGGTAAAGGTAGTTAAGCCAAATCCCAAGATTTTTAGTATCGCCATTTCAAAGGGTGGTTATCCAGCACTACATATAGGTGATATCTATGAGATAGATTACATTGGAGCTAAGAGAAGTTACTTGGATGCAATACTAATAGATAGAAATAACCTATACCCAGAAATAGGAGATAAGGTTAAGGATCTAAGAGAGGTTCTGAGCAAATTTTCAACTAATGAAAAATTTCTAGGAAGTCGTTAA
- a CDS encoding class I SAM-dependent methyltransferase yields the protein MEKGDRYINPFVLDNPLRRLVSSPNRIISRFREYLKEDYVVVDLGSGPGFFTVILARIVKTVYAIDPDERAIKRLKEKMQKLSLSNVIPYVAPAQKLEFIKDGSIDFVFSNLMLCCTIDHEGALNEIKRILKNDGLVYLSVTRNFIGKDKRDVDEREWREILSNFKVIKEGKSIMERWAVVRRE from the coding sequence ATGGAGAAAGGTGATAGGTACATAAATCCATTTGTATTAGATAATCCCTTAAGAAGGCTAGTATCTTCACCAAATAGGATAATATCTAGATTTAGAGAATATCTTAAGGAAGATTATGTAGTAGTAGACTTAGGAAGCGGACCTGGGTTCTTCACTGTAATTCTCGCAAGGATTGTGAAGACAGTTTACGCTATAGATCCCGATGAAAGAGCGATAAAGAGATTAAAGGAGAAAATGCAAAAACTTTCTTTAAGTAATGTAATTCCCTATGTCGCTCCTGCCCAAAAATTAGAATTCATTAAGGATGGCAGTATAGACTTTGTGTTCTCTAATCTGATGCTATGTTGTACAATAGATCATGAAGGTGCTCTAAACGAAATTAAAAGAATCCTTAAGAATGATGGGTTAGTTTATCTTAGCGTTACGAGAAATTTTATAGGAAAAGATAAAAGGGATGTTGATGAAAGAGAATGGAGAGAGATTTTAAGTAATTTTAAGGTAATAAAAGAAGGAAAATCAATTATGGAAAGATGGGCTGTGGTTAGGAGAGAATAG
- a CDS encoding PaREP1 family protein has translation MSGSQIRSQILNWIIEADELLSKGDVVQASEKYYKAAEEALKLIAVKLNMTDILEKVKKRRRWDSVYLFEVAKRVSLEVWEIWLSSWTLHVYGFHEMKLKIQDVKEKGNKVKNIVYFINRL, from the coding sequence TTGTCGGGCTCTCAGATAAGATCGCAAATTCTTAACTGGATAATTGAGGCTGATGAGTTGTTGAGTAAGGGTGATGTTGTTCAAGCTAGTGAGAAGTATTATAAGGCTGCTGAGGAGGCGTTGAAGTTGATTGCTGTAAAATTAAATATGACAGACATACTAGAAAAGGTAAAGAAGAGAAGAAGATGGGATAGCGTTTATCTCTTTGAAGTAGCCAAAAGAGTATCATTGGAAGTATGGGAAATTTGGTTATCATCCTGGACACTTCACGTTTATGGATTTCATGAGATGAAACTAAAGATTCAAGACGTTAAAGAGAAAGGAAATAAAGTAAAGAACATTGTATATTTTATAAATCGATTGTGA